TTTTTACAGTCAATAGAACATAAAATTGATAATGCAATTAGGCTTACCACCGATGATGCCTTAAAGCTTTATGAAACCAATGATTTAGTAGCTTTAGGCAAACTGGCCAATAAAGTACGCGAAAAAAAACACGGCTCTAAAACCTATTATATTGTGAACAAGCATATCGATTATTCCAATGTGTGCGTTCTTTCCTGCAAATTTTGCGCTTTTTACCGCCGTAAAGGTGAAGAGGGCAGTTTTGAGTATTCCATCCAAGACATTGTAAATAAGGTAAAATCGGGCGTTCCTAAAGGGATTACAGAAGTCCATATTGTGGGTGGTTTTCATCCCACGCACCCTTGGGAATTTTATACGGGCATGGTGCAGGCTATTAAAAAGGAAGCGCCGCATGTGCATGTAAAGGCTTTTACAGCTGCCGAAATTCGCTATTTTTCCAAACGCTTTAAAAAAACAGAAGAACAGGTATTAAAAGAACTGATGGTTGCAGGCCTTGATTCGATGCCTGGTGGTGGTGCCGAAATTTTTGATTGGGAAGTACGCAAAGAAATTTGCGGGCCCAAGGGGCCGGCTGAGCAATGGATTGATACGCATCGTTTAGCGCACAAGATGGGATTAAGAAGTAATGCTACAATGCTATATGGTCATATAGAAAATTTAAGACATCGCGTAAATCACATGGAAACTGTACGTACCTTACAGGATGAAACGGGCGGTTTTTTGTCGTTTATTCCTTTGTCTTTTAACCCCAAAGATACCGAATACGAAAGCCGTGGTTATACCAGCGGCATGGATGATTTAAAAACCTTGGCTGTGGCTCGCCTCTTTATGGATAATATCCGCCATATTAAAGCCTATTGGATTATGTCCGGTTTAGAATCCGCACAACTCGCCCAATATTTTGGTGCGGATGATTTGCATGGTACCGTGATGGAAGAAAATATCACACACATGGCCGGCGGCATTGCCCCCGAAGACATGCCTGATTATCAATTACGCAATCTTATTTTTGAATCGGGCCGTACTCCTGTAGAACGTGATTCGCTGTATAACGAACTGCGTACTTTTACACCTTCTTTAGTAGCTTAATTCCACTTCACCAATAATCCCGTGACATTTTGTATGGGTGGCAACGATAGCATGGGTGGTTTTGTTACTCATCAGACGTTCCCATTCGTTAGCAATTTTTTGAATAGAAATACCCACCACGCCGTAAGCTAATTGCGGGCAGTTGAAGATATGTGCGGTGTGGGTTTTATTTTCAAACTTCATTTTAAGATCTGCGAGCGATAGCTCAAAATCCCAATCGCGTTTATCATTTTTACCAGGGCAAAAGGAGGGCTCATCACAATCGATAGGGCATACCCAGGTGGCGTAACTGATGGCGCATACGCCTGAATCAAAAGTTTTTTGGAAGGGGAGATTAAGATCGGTTTCAAAGTTTTTGATTTGAGTTTTAATATTTTCTTGTTCTGCTAATTTGAGAAAAAGCTGAAATAGAACATGCGGGGCGGTGTGATCGGGGATTAAGATATCAAAAGAACCTACCCCACCTGGCCTCCCCTTACAAAGGGGAGGAACGTTTTTTTTCCCTCCTTTGTAAGGAGGGGTTAGGGAAGGTAGAGAGCTTAAAAAACCGGCATACGTGTTTACAATTTGCTTTACTTCCGGATGTTCTTTTGCGGCCCAACCGCCAAGCACTTCATCTATATAATAGATGTTATTAAAATGAAGAAGTCCCTCGTTTTGGGCACGTTTTAGTTTGGTGATGTAATCGGAGGAGAGTTTGTGGGAACCTAAGACGTAGATGTTACGAATAGTGGTCATCCCCGTAATTCCGAATACCCCATCAAATGCTCATCAATAGCTTTGGCACACTGGCGGCCTTCGGCAATGGCCCAAACAATCAGCGATTGACCGCGGCGCATGTCACCAGCAGTAAAGACACCTTTTACGCTCGTCATCTTGTTTTTATCGGCTTTTACATTGCCGCGTTCGTCGATTTCGAGTTTGAGATCGGTTAAAAGATTCTTTTTATCGGGGCCCACAAAACCCATGGCTAAAAAGACATAATCGGCCGGTAAGCTAAATTCGCTGCCCGGGATTTCTTTAAAGCTGGTTTTGCCATTGGCATCTTGCGTCCATTCAATTTTTACAGCGTTAAGTTTTTTAACACCGTTTGCATCACCTTCAAAATTTTTGGTGAGGATGGCAAATTCACGCACGCCACCTTCGGCGTGGGCCGTGGACACACGGTAAATCACCGGCCATTGTGGCCAGGGGTTTTTAGCATCGCGTGTTTCGGGAGGACGGCTTAAAAGTTCAATCTGATGAATGCTTTTAGCCCCCTGACGGTGAGCAGTACCCAAACAATCGGCACCGGTATCACCACCACCGATGATAATCACATTTTTATCTTTTACATTGATGGCATCTTTAACTTCCATGCCGGCATTAAGACGGTTCTGGCGAGTTAAATATTCCATCGCAAAATGAATGTTTTTAAACTCACGGCCGGGGATGGGGAGATCACGAGGGATGGTTGATCCACCGCACAAGGCAACAGCATCAAAATCTTTTTTAAGTTGGTCGGCGGTGATGTCTACACCTACATTCACGCTGGTCTTAAAGGTAACGCCTTCGGCTGTCATCTGTTCCATACGCGTATCAATACGGTATTTTTCCATTTTAAAATCAGGGATACCATAACGGAGGAGGCCACCGATTTTATCATCACGTTCAAAAACGGTAACGCTATGACCGGCACGCGCTAATTCCTGCGCACAAGCAAGTCCTGCAGGGCCGCTACCTACTACAGCCACTTTTTTGCCCGTTTTACTTTTTGGAGGCAGCGGTTTTACCCAGCCTTCTTTAAAAGCATGGTCGATAATATTAAATTCGAGATATTTAATGGTAACAGGTGGCTCATGTATACCCAGCACGCACGAACCTTCGCAGGGAGCGGGGCAGAGGAGACCGGTAAATTCCGGAAAATTATTGGTGGCATGCAGTTCATCAATGGCATCTTTCCATTGATTTTTGTACACCATGTCGTTCCAATTGGGGATTAAGTTTCCTAAGGGGCAGCCCTGATGGCAAAAGGGCACGCCACAATCCATACAACGGGCGCCTTGTTTCTTGATTTCTTCTTCGGGATACTCGAGATAGAGTTCCTTATAATCTTTTAAA
This is a stretch of genomic DNA from bacterium. It encodes these proteins:
- the mqnE gene encoding aminofutalosine synthase MqnE produces the protein MDPFLQSIEHKIDNAIRLTTDDALKLYETNDLVALGKLANKVREKKHGSKTYYIVNKHIDYSNVCVLSCKFCAFYRRKGEEGSFEYSIQDIVNKVKSGVPKGITEVHIVGGFHPTHPWEFYTGMVQAIKKEAPHVHVKAFTAAEIRYFSKRFKKTEEQVLKELMVAGLDSMPGGGAEIFDWEVRKEICGPKGPAEQWIDTHRLAHKMGLRSNATMLYGHIENLRHRVNHMETVRTLQDETGGFLSFIPLSFNPKDTEYESRGYTSGMDDLKTLAVARLFMDNIRHIKAYWIMSGLESAQLAQYFGADDLHGTVMEENITHMAGGIAPEDMPDYQLRNLIFESGRTPVERDSLYNELRTFTPSLVA
- a CDS encoding glutamate synthase subunit beta, which codes for MGKPTGFMEYKRTSYPERAIPERLKDYKELYLEYPEEEIKKQGARCMDCGVPFCHQGCPLGNLIPNWNDMVYKNQWKDAIDELHATNNFPEFTGLLCPAPCEGSCVLGIHEPPVTIKYLEFNIIDHAFKEGWVKPLPPKSKTGKKVAVVGSGPAGLACAQELARAGHSVTVFERDDKIGGLLRYGIPDFKMEKYRIDTRMEQMTAEGVTFKTSVNVGVDITADQLKKDFDAVALCGGSTIPRDLPIPGREFKNIHFAMEYLTRQNRLNAGMEVKDAINVKDKNVIIIGGGDTGADCLGTAHRQGAKSIHQIELLSRPPETRDAKNPWPQWPVIYRVSTAHAEGGVREFAILTKNFEGDANGVKKLNAVKIEWTQDANGKTSFKEIPGSEFSLPADYVFLAMGFVGPDKKNLLTDLKLEIDERGNVKADKNKMTSVKGVFTAGDMRRGQSLIVWAIAEGRQCAKAIDEHLMGYSELRG